TCCCCGCTTTAGCAAAACAATACTCAGACGACAAAGGTTCGGCTAACGATAGCGGCGATGTAAAATGGTTTAAACAAAATATGATGGTAAAACCGTTTGAAAAAGCTGCTTTTGAAGCCAAAAAAGGTGAATATGTTATTGCCGAAACCCAATACGGCTACCATATTATTCAGGTTTTAGAAAAATCGAAAGATGTAAAAAAAGCTCAGGTCGCTTTTGTACAATGGAGAATTGAACCGAGTTCGGCTACTTATCAAACAGTACAAAATCAGGCATATCAATTTGCCGGCACCAATAATACAGTTGAAAAATTTAATAACGCTCTTACTAAAGAAGGTTTAACAAAAAGAGTGGCTAATGGTATTAAAACATCCGACAGAACTATTGCTGGTTTCGACAATGCACGCGAAATAATTCGTTGGGCATACAAAGCAAATAAAGGTGACGTTTCGCAACCCTTTGAATTCCCCGACAAATTTGTTGTTGCTGTTTTAACCGAAGCACGCGAAAAAGGCTATGCACCTATTGAACAAATTAAAGAACAACTCACCACGCTTGTTAAAAAAGAAAAGAAAGCCGAAAAATATATTCAGGAATTCAAAGCAAACAAAAATTTAGGAAATATACAGGCTATTGCAAGTAAAATGAATATACCCGTGATGGATGCTACGGCTATTACTTTTGCATCGTTTAGCTTACCGGGCGTTGGTATCGAACCCAAAGTTATTTCGGCTTCGGCTACTCTTCCAAAATCTCAATTATCGGCTCCTATTAAAGGCAATAATGGCGTTTTTATGATTACAGTTACCAACAGAACAACACAAGCTGCTGCCGATGTTAAACAAATGCAAATGCAAGCCTCTTATGATATTCAAACACGCGTGGATTATCAAGCTTTTGAGGCATTGAAAAAATTAGCCAATATCAAAGATAATAGAATTTTATTCTACTAAACAATATAAACAGCAAAAGAAGCTGCCACAAGGCAGCTTTTTTTATACTATATGGACGTTGAATTTATTAGCAGTAACCAAAACCCCAAAATAAAGCTTATACACGAGCTTTATGAATCAAAGGGTAGAAAAAAACATAAACTTTTTATTGCCGAAGGTAATAGAGAGATTTATATTGCATTGCAAAGCGGTTATATACCACGAAGCATTTTTATAAGTCAGGATTATGCCCCCAAAGCTTCGTACAATTTGTTCAATGATTTTAATATACCATTATCTATTGTATTTAAAGTAGAACAAAAGCTTTTTGCCAAAATCTCATATCGCGAAAATACCGAAGCCATTATTGCCCTTTTTGAGTGGAAAAAGCACGATTTAAATCAATTTAAATTAAGTGATAACCCCTTATTCATAGTGGTAGAATCGGTTGAAAAGCCCGGTAATTTGGGAGCTATTTTACGCACGGCCGATGCTGCTCATGTGAATGGGGTTATCGTATGCAATCCGGTTATTGATTTGTACAATCCCAACGTAGTTCGATCAAGTATTGGTTGCCTTTTCTCTGTGCCCATTGCTCTTGCCTCTACATCGGAGACCATAACATGGTTAAAGCAAAAAAATATAAAAATATATGCAGCAGCACTTCAGAATGCAAAATTTTATCATCATTATGATTATGGTGGTCCTACCGCTCTTGTCTTTGGAACCGAAGCCGATGGTTTATCGTCCGAATGGATAAATCAAGCCGACCATATTGTAAAAATACCCATGCTTGGCATGATTGATTCGTTAAATGTATCGAATGCAGTTGCCATCATGACTTTCGAAGCCATGCGTCAAAGGAATTTCAAAATTTAAAAGTGGTATTATTTTCCTATTACAAAGAAAACTCCAAACTGTAAGCCTGTTAAATCAAGATAATTATTAAGGTAGTTTTCAGCTTCTTCTACATTTCCAAAAGCATCCGTCATTCGTACAGAATACTTTACGCTATGTCGGCTGGGCAATGTTACCGAATACGAGGCACGAACACCAAACACATCGGCAAATAAAAGTTGAATTCCGCCTGTATAACCGAGATATCCCATCGTATTGGCTCTGCTTCGATACGAAACTTCGGTATATTTATTTTGCAATTCGCTATAATACAAGTCGATAGCAGGGATATTAAAACCACGTAAACCCGCATTGAATTCGCCAAAAAGATTGATGGCAAAATCACCTTTATCAACAACAATAGGAACATTGGCTAAAATATTAAGTCCAAACTTTGTCGAAGCATAACGTCCTTTGATTTTAGCATCGTTGGTACCGGCATATTCTAAGAATTTGTCTTTATTAAAATTTAGGCGGTCTATTTCTAAATTTAAGCCCATACCTAAACCATATTTAATAATATAATTAAAATCGAATCCTATTTGATAGCCATTTTTAGCAAATAGTCCAATCGTCTCATCGGTACTACTTAACTCTTCCGAAGGTTTTAATGTACCTCCCATGATATGAATAGAACCCGTATGGTCGAGATAATTGATATCAAATTGACTAAACGATACGTTAGCCCATAAAACCAATATAATCAATGCAATTGTTCTCATAGTATTAATAACTTAAATATAAATCCATAAATACATCTTCGATATCGGGTATATGCTTTACACCATAGTATATGCGAGGATAAAAGCGATTTTGAATATCAATGGGTGCTAAATCGAGTTCATATATCAACGTTGGAGGATTTTCACCATTATTTCGCGAAATCATAAATTTAAATACTTCGTTGTAGGTATATTGAACGTTATCGAAGAAATATTGGTCGATAAAATCGTTTGGACGTTTAAACTTGAAAGGGAAACTACTAGGAGTTTTAACAACCGTGCGTCCAACATATGTGTTGTTGTGATACATATCAATGAACAAGCTGGTGTTTCTGTAACTCTTCGGCAACATTAAGTTGATAGAATCGATAAAAACACGTTGCGGTTGAGGATTTATAAATATTTGTTGTGTAACTTCGTTATATGAGCCATCGGTACAGGTTCCACGCAACTTAACAGTGTAAGTACCGGGGTTTTGAAAAATATGATAAGGATCGTCGTCGTTTGATTGCCCACCATCGCCAAAATCCCATGCAAAAATATTAGCACCCGATGAACTGTTGCTAAATATCACTTTGTTAGGAGCAAAGTTATTATCGTTATAGTGTTGATACGAAAAACCAGCCGTAACAGGAATTGAAGCTTGAGCTAATTCGGGCATATCTAATTCGGCTGTATCGGAGCTTATTTCGTTCGAAACAATAAGTTTAACCTTATAGGTACCGGGTGTATTATAGATATGAGTCGGATTTTGCTCGTGCGATGTAGAACCATCGCCAAAATCCCATGTATAAGTTACGTTGCCCAATAAATTGGCTGTTTCCTGATAATAAGTAACAGGATAAGGCGGAACACAATTTTTCACAACAGAAGTAAGCTTTGTGATTTGTAAAGGAGGAGGCGATTGACGATAAAAAGTCCAACCTCGTATCGGGTCTTTTTCGCAACGAATAAGCATTAGCATCAAAGTACCCATAAATAAGAATGTAACAGTATATTTGAAAACTCGATACATAGAATAATTTTTTGAGTTTAGTGTACAAAGATAATAAAAATTGTCTGAATCACTGATTTTTATATGATTTTTTTGATTTTCAATGATTTCTTTTTTATCATGCTAATCCCATAATCGTATAAATCATGGTTCAGACTTTATTATTTTTTTAATCCTTACCATATTATTCCCTAATACTCGTATATTGTACACTCCCCTCGGAAGTTGCGAAATGTCGAGGGTGATTTCAGGTGAAGAGGTGATTATTTTTTTTATGAGTATGCCATGCATCTCATAGAGTGTAATAGTGTATTCGCCACTAAGTATTCCGCGTATGCGGATATGAATTTCATCTGTGACTGGGTTGGGATAGATTTCTATTTTGTGTTTGTAGAAGTTCTGGGATGCAAAACCCTGATTGCAGTTTTTTACATACACTTGCACGGAATCGCTGCGGTACCAGCCCCATGGGTCTTTTACCTTTATTACAACCTGCTGCATGCCGGTATCGTGTGGTATGAACGAAACAAGTGTATCTATCCACAAAGGTAAGCTGTAGGGGTAGTAAACACTATCTAACACAAGCACATTGTTGGCATAAACAAAATACGGAGCACTACGCCCTTTAAATTTTACACGTATCAACGCGGTGTCGTTTTTGCATACCGTATCGGGAGATTGTAATATCTGGCAAACAAGGGCTGTATCGTTGCAGCTCATAAAGCCATCGCAACCGAGGGAGTCTGTTTTTACAAGCCAGGCCTGTTGCGAAGGGGTTAGGGTATTATCCACAACGTAACCACCGAAAATGTAACCACCATCGGAAGTGGGGGTGATAACAGATGGATTCAAATTATTAAAAACATTTCCAGTATGAATAAAATATCGATTATAACGTACTTTTAAGTTTCTATCCAATACTGTAATTGTTGCTTCCTTGCGAATAACGATGTAAGCATTCATATTGTATGCAGAATTTATTCCTAAAAAAGCTAAATTTGAATCACTTCTTAAAACACCATGTATAAAACCAATTGAGAATAATGTGTCACCTGAAATAGATGCATTTCTGAAAAAGATTTGTTTGTTTATACTTAAATCTTCGTTTAAAATTAATAGCCATGGCTTTGTCATGAGAAATCCATTTACGTTTTTTTCATAACTATAATATTGGCCAGTAAGTATTTTATTTCCACTAAGAGGTAATGCATATCTAAAATCCATATCATACAACTCCGGATGCCCGAACGCTGCACTTGCCACTTCATTTCCCTGCAAATCAGTTTTTACCACCCAGCCATCGTTGCGGTCGAAAGGGTTGGTTACATACGAAGGCGCATAACTGCGGGTGGCACCGAATAAATAATAGTAATTGCCCATTTGTATAGCTGAAGCAAAACCTTCATCATCATTTTGAGGACCTATTGTAACTCTTCTTAATATATTTGAGGAACTATCGGTTAATAAAAACAATCCGTTCCTATTTCCCGTTGACACATCATTACTATCCTTGGTATGAACACCTGCAAACAGTAAATTATTGTTAGTAGTTTCAATTACAGTATTACTATGAAGACAACCATTACATGTAATACTATCTCTTAAGAGTACTTTTGAATAAATTGTATCGAATATGCTATTAAGTTTAATTGCAAATATTAAATTGTTTTGTGCAGTTCCATTCTGGCATGTG
This portion of the Bacteroidales bacterium genome encodes:
- a CDS encoding RNA methyltransferase codes for the protein MDVEFISSNQNPKIKLIHELYESKGRKKHKLFIAEGNREIYIALQSGYIPRSIFISQDYAPKASYNLFNDFNIPLSIVFKVEQKLFAKISYRENTEAIIALFEWKKHDLNQFKLSDNPLFIVVESVEKPGNLGAILRTADAAHVNGVIVCNPVIDLYNPNVVRSSIGCLFSVPIALASTSETITWLKQKNIKIYAAALQNAKFYHHYDYGGPTALVFGTEADGLSSEWINQADHIVKIPMLGMIDSLNVSNAVAIMTFEAMRQRNFKI
- a CDS encoding PKD domain-containing protein — protein: MYRVFKYTVTFLFMGTLMLMLIRCEKDPIRGWTFYRQSPPPLQITKLTSVVKNCVPPYPVTYYQETANLLGNVTYTWDFGDGSTSHEQNPTHIYNTPGTYKVKLIVSNEISSDTAELDMPELAQASIPVTAGFSYQHYNDNNFAPNKVIFSNSSSGANIFAWDFGDGGQSNDDDPYHIFQNPGTYTVKLRGTCTDGSYNEVTQQIFINPQPQRVFIDSINLMLPKSYRNTSLFIDMYHNNTYVGRTVVKTPSSFPFKFKRPNDFIDQYFFDNVQYTYNEVFKFMISRNNGENPPTLIYELDLAPIDIQNRFYPRIYYGVKHIPDIEDVFMDLYLSY
- a CDS encoding T9SS type A sorting domain-containing protein; its protein translation is MCKLKYLILITLFGKLLFPQQSFSQVPYLNKTFLINGNYNLINSIIPSDSGYIVAFSYGNTLCLLDSSANVKWERNYSFFNMTPFLTKILPIANNEYIITGTCQNGTAQNNLIFAIKLNSIFDTIYSKVLLRDSITCNGCLHSNTVIETTNNNLLFAGVHTKDSNDVSTGNRNGLFLLTDSSSNILRRVTIGPQNDDEGFASAIQMGNYYYLFGATRSYAPSYVTNPFDRNDGWVVKTDLQGNEVASAAFGHPELYDMDFRYALPLSGNKILTGQYYSYEKNVNGFLMTKPWLLILNEDLSINKQIFFRNASISGDTLFSIGFIHGVLRSDSNLAFLGINSAYNMNAYIVIRKEATITVLDRNLKVRYNRYFIHTGNVFNNLNPSVITPTSDGGYIFGGYVVDNTLTPSQQAWLVKTDSLGCDGFMSCNDTALVCQILQSPDTVCKNDTALIRVKFKGRSAPYFVYANNVLVLDSVYYPYSLPLWIDTLVSFIPHDTGMQQVVIKVKDPWGWYRSDSVQVYVKNCNQGFASQNFYKHKIEIYPNPVTDEIHIRIRGILSGEYTITLYEMHGILIKKIITSSPEITLDISQLPRGVYNIRVLGNNMVRIKKIIKSEP